GGCCTCGCGCGGCCCCGCCCCGACGCCCGCCAATCGCCGGCGAGGTGGAGGGGAGCCCGGGCCCCTAGCTTCTATTTACTCTTTCAATCAGTGCGAGTGTTTGCCCCTGGCCGGCGTGCACGCGCGGGTGATGCGCTAGCCATGATCTCGCAGAAGCTGTCGTACGGCGACGTGCCGACGTCCGCGTCGCTGTCGTCCCTGTCCCCGGGCCTCGCGCCGCACTACGTGAACGGAATGGGATGCATGCCCACCCAGCCCTACCCGAACCTGTACTCCAACAACATGGTGGCCGGCGGATCCTGCATGGGCTCGCCGGGCGTCGGCTACTCGCCGCCCAGCACCATGGCGTCCTGCatgggcggcggcggcgccgtGCCCTACGGCTCCCTTCCGCGCGAGCAGGAGGCTGCCTCGCCGACCTCCGCGCTGCAGCGCGCGCGCAATGACAAGACTTACCGCCGCTCCTACACGCACGCGAAACCTCCTTACTCCTATATCTCGCTCATCACGATGGCGATCCAGAACAACCCGTCACGAATGCTCACGCTCTCCGAAATCTATCAGTTCATCATGGATCTGTTCCCGTTCTACAGACAGAACCAGCAGCGCTGGCAGAATTCTATTCGACATTCGCTGTCGTTCAACGACTGCTTCGTGAAAGTGCCACGGACGCCTGACAAGCCCGGGAAGGGCTCGTTCTGGACGCTGCACCCGGACAGCGGGAACATGTTTGAAAACGGGTGCTTTTTGAGGCGGCAGAAAAGGTTCAAGGACGAGAAGAAGGAGACGATAAGACAGGCACAGAAGGCGGCGCACACGCACGGTCACCACGGGTCGCACGAGAAGCGCGGAGAGCACGGGCACGAGAAGACGACGGCGGCGGGCCCGGGCGAGGACAAGGAGATGCGCGATGACCTGCTGGCGCAGCTTCACGCGGCGCCGGAGCTGTGCCTGCCCGAGCACACGCCGCTGGCGCTGGAACACTACGCGCAGCTGAAGCAAGAGCCGCAGGGAtacgcgccgccgccgcaccCGTTCAGTATCACGCGCCTGCTGCCGGGCGCCGACACCAAGGCTGACCTCAAGATGTACGACGTCAACTATGGCTACGGGCACACGCCCGCGGACAACTACTACCAGTCGCCCCTGTACCACCACCACCATGCGCACACGCAGCCGCCCTTGTGACAGTATCCGCTGGCGTAGGCGCGTCGTGCGCCCTGGCACGCCATCGTCGACCCCGCACCCTAGGCGCGGCCGAAGTAAGTCCCTAGGGCTCGGCAGAGACGTTCTACTAAAATCTCATGTTGATATTGGACTCCGAGTGAGCGTTGTGATATTCGAGGCACCGTCCGCCCTGACGTGACTGTGACTGTTATATATGTGTAAATATTTGGGAGTATTTTCGATTGAGTCCATACTGTGTGCGTTTAGTAGGTAGTAGTTAGTGCACGAGGCCCGCGGGGCGGTCGGGCGCTCGCGATAGGCCTAAACCGTGGGACTGCGACGAAGTGTCCTTTTAGTCCTCTGTGTGATTCTATGTTGTGCCAACTCTTATTGATTCCACAAAAAACCTTTCACCAAcgagttaaaacaaattttctatatttcaatgtgttcaattttaaacatttcatCGGAGTCACTTTTAAGCTTGTTTCACTGTCGTTTTGACACAAACTAAAGTAAGATGCataaaaagtaagtacctaGAATGATGATTTATACATTCATGAAAATTTATAcatcactttatttttttctgaaaatagtGTATCATATAACAGGGTGGAAAGCTTAATCATT
The sequence above is drawn from the Amyelois transitella isolate CPQ chromosome 18, ilAmyTran1.1, whole genome shotgun sequence genome and encodes:
- the LOC106130490 gene encoding silk gland factor 1; this translates as MISQKLSYGDVPTSASLSSLSPGLAPHYVNGMGCMPTQPYPNLYSNNMVAGGSCMGSPGVGYSPPSTMASCMGGGGAVPYGSLPREQEAASPTSALQRARNDKTYRRSYTHAKPPYSYISLITMAIQNNPSRMLTLSEIYQFIMDLFPFYRQNQQRWQNSIRHSLSFNDCFVKVPRTPDKPGKGSFWTLHPDSGNMFENGCFLRRQKRFKDEKKETIRQAQKAAHTHGHHGSHEKRGEHGHEKTTAAGPGEDKEMRDDLLAQLHAAPELCLPEHTPLALEHYAQLKQEPQGYAPPPHPFSITRLLPGADTKADLKMYDVNYGYGHTPADNYYQSPLYHHHHAHTQPPL